The Phycisphaerales bacterium genome includes a region encoding these proteins:
- the pyk gene encoding pyruvate kinase: protein MLDHHDKLAMKTKIIATIGPASATRETLGAMVANGLDLCRLNFSHGDLDGHARSLDLIREAAAEHNQPIAVIGDLAGPKVRLGRFDGDPVTIVPGQLTRIVRGTGECSADRLTTTYPAFVDEVQVGQRIFIDDGLVRLLVVNRTPDELVCECKVGGLLSSRKGVNLPDTMLSTPALTEKDRRDLEWAIERGLDFVALSFVRQPDDLYELKRIIKEHDSNLQVIIKIEKTEALWHIEELIAHTDAVLVARGDLGVESDLWRVPLIQKDIVADCLQAGVPVIVATQMLQSMVDHPLPTRAEVSDVANAILDRADAVMLSGETAVGRHPVAAVDMMNRIAAATEEYLEKRPPHVTQQMLTLTYRPTSAIAHAAVAAARDLGARLVAVWSATGATVRLVAKHRLRIPVVGLTSDPAVWRQMNLLFGVVPIRVDPLDHPAEMAEAVDGHLLRHGLAAPGDLIVVVTSTQPQVPGATDTVVVHRVGEGRGGK from the coding sequence ATGTTGGATCACCACGACAAGCTGGCCATGAAAACGAAGATCATCGCGACGATCGGACCGGCGTCCGCGACACGCGAGACGCTGGGGGCGATGGTGGCGAACGGGCTGGATCTGTGCCGGCTGAACTTCAGCCACGGCGACCTCGATGGCCATGCCCGATCGCTCGACCTGATCCGTGAGGCGGCGGCGGAGCACAACCAGCCGATTGCGGTGATCGGTGACTTGGCCGGCCCGAAAGTGCGCCTGGGTCGCTTCGATGGAGACCCGGTGACAATCGTACCGGGCCAACTGACTCGCATCGTGCGAGGCACGGGTGAGTGCAGTGCCGACCGCCTGACGACCACCTATCCGGCATTCGTGGACGAAGTGCAGGTCGGGCAGCGCATCTTTATCGACGACGGGCTTGTACGCCTGCTGGTAGTCAATCGCACACCGGACGAATTGGTCTGCGAGTGCAAGGTCGGCGGACTGCTTTCCAGCCGGAAGGGCGTCAATCTGCCGGACACCATGCTGTCGACCCCGGCGCTGACCGAAAAGGACCGGCGCGATCTGGAATGGGCCATCGAGCGCGGACTGGACTTCGTGGCGCTGTCCTTTGTGCGGCAACCGGACGACCTGTACGAGCTCAAGCGGATCATCAAGGAGCATGACAGCAACCTGCAGGTCATTATCAAGATTGAGAAAACCGAGGCGCTCTGGCACATCGAAGAACTGATTGCGCATACAGATGCGGTACTGGTGGCGCGTGGCGATCTGGGCGTGGAATCGGACTTGTGGCGGGTGCCCCTGATTCAGAAGGATATCGTTGCGGACTGCCTCCAGGCCGGCGTACCGGTGATCGTTGCGACGCAGATGCTGCAAAGCATGGTGGATCACCCGCTCCCGACGCGGGCGGAAGTGTCGGACGTGGCCAACGCGATCCTGGATCGGGCCGACGCCGTCATGCTCTCCGGCGAGACGGCGGTGGGCCGACATCCGGTGGCGGCCGTGGACATGATGAACCGGATCGCTGCCGCGACGGAGGAGTACCTGGAAAAGCGGCCACCCCATGTCACGCAGCAGATGCTGACCCTGACCTATCGGCCGACATCAGCGATCGCACATGCAGCGGTGGCCGCGGCACGGGATCTTGGTGCCCGGCTCGTGGCGGTGTGGAGTGCGACGGGAGCCACGGTGCGGCTCGTAGCGAAACACCGCCTGCGCATTCCGGTTGTCGGGTTGACGTCGGATCCGGCCGTGTGGCGGCAGATGAACCTGTTGTTTGGTGTCGTCCCGATCCGGGTGGATCCGTTGGACCATCCGGCGGAGATGGCGGAAGCAGTGGACGGCCACCTGCTGCGGCATGGGCTGGCGGCACCAGGTGACCTGATCGTGGTCGTGACCTCGACACAGCCCCAGGTGCCTGGAGCGACGGATACGGTGGTCGTGCATCGGGTGGGCGAGGGGCGCGGCGGAAAATAA
- the gatA gene encoding Asp-tRNA(Asn)/Glu-tRNA(Gln) amidotransferase subunit GatA, which produces MAAAVGTGRVRAVDVCAAALRRLAAQDDPLGAFLQVFEREAVAQATRVDEFVAAGQPVGPLAGVPIAIKDNLCTRLGRTTCGSRMLAEYRSPYDATVIDRLVTAGAVIVGKTNLDEFAMGSSTENSGFHPTRNPWNHAHVPGGSSGGSAAAVAADMVPVALGSDTGGSIRQPASFCGVVGVKPTYGRVSRYGLVAYGSSLDQVGPLARCVEDAAAVLGVIAGADSRDATCVVDPVPDYVAALRDERLTNLGRLRIGVPRSYFGAGLECETRAAVEAALAEYERLGAELVEVELPRAEYAVATYYLVATAEASSNLARYDGVHYGHRTAQPVDLFALYSASRDEGFGPEVKRRIMLGTFALSAGYYDAYYQKALQVRQLIRADFEQALTQCDVIAGPAAPTAAFRLGEKLSDPLAMYLADIYTIPANLAGLPALVVPCGFTGAGLPVGLQLCGRWFGEERLLQVARLYERATTWHERRPPVAGGAGPSAGPA; this is translated from the coding sequence ATTGCTGCCGCTGTTGGCACAGGACGCGTGCGCGCGGTGGATGTTTGCGCAGCCGCGCTCCGGCGGCTGGCGGCGCAGGACGACCCACTGGGAGCTTTCCTGCAGGTATTCGAGCGTGAAGCGGTTGCGCAGGCCACACGAGTGGATGAATTCGTTGCCGCCGGCCAGCCGGTCGGACCGTTGGCCGGCGTGCCGATCGCGATCAAGGACAATCTCTGCACGCGCTTGGGGCGGACGACTTGCGGTTCCCGGATGCTGGCGGAATACCGTTCGCCGTATGACGCCACCGTGATTGACCGATTGGTCACGGCGGGGGCCGTGATCGTCGGGAAGACCAACCTGGACGAGTTTGCGATGGGCTCGTCCACGGAGAACAGCGGGTTCCATCCGACACGGAACCCATGGAACCACGCGCACGTCCCGGGTGGATCGTCAGGCGGCTCGGCGGCTGCGGTGGCGGCCGACATGGTGCCCGTGGCGTTGGGGTCGGATACAGGGGGTTCGATCCGGCAGCCGGCGTCCTTCTGCGGGGTGGTGGGTGTGAAGCCGACCTATGGGCGGGTATCACGGTATGGGCTGGTGGCCTATGGGTCGAGTTTGGACCAGGTGGGTCCACTGGCACGGTGCGTCGAAGATGCCGCCGCGGTGCTGGGGGTGATTGCGGGAGCGGATTCGCGCGATGCAACTTGTGTTGTGGATCCGGTGCCCGACTATGTGGCCGCCCTGCGCGACGAGCGGTTGACGAACCTGGGACGTTTGCGGATCGGGGTTCCACGATCCTATTTCGGTGCCGGGTTGGAGTGTGAGACGCGGGCCGCAGTGGAGGCGGCCCTGGCGGAATATGAGCGTCTGGGGGCGGAGTTGGTCGAGGTAGAGTTGCCCCGTGCGGAGTACGCGGTGGCAACCTACTACCTGGTGGCGACGGCGGAGGCCTCGAGCAACCTGGCCCGGTACGACGGCGTTCACTACGGTCACCGCACGGCTCAGCCGGTGGACCTGTTCGCTCTGTATAGCGCGTCGCGGGACGAGGGTTTCGGACCGGAAGTAAAGCGGCGTATCATGCTGGGAACCTTTGCCTTGTCGGCCGGCTACTACGACGCGTATTACCAAAAGGCGCTCCAGGTCCGGCAGTTGATTCGGGCCGATTTCGAGCAGGCCTTGACCCAGTGCGACGTGATTGCCGGGCCGGCCGCGCCGACGGCGGCATTTCGCCTCGGTGAGAAGCTGTCCGACCCGCTGGCGATGTACCTGGCGGATATCTATACGATTCCAGCCAACTTGGCGGGTCTGCCGGCGCTGGTGGTTCCCTGTGGATTCACCGGGGCGGGTTTGCCGGTCGGCTTACAACTTTGTGGCCGATGGTTCGGAGAAGAACGGCTTCTGCAGGTGGCGCGCCTGTACGAACGCGCGACAACGTGGCACGAGCGGCGGCCGCCGGTCGCGGGCGGGGCAGGCCCGTCTGCCGGCCCAGCGTGA